From Mycoplasmopsis gallinacea, the proteins below share one genomic window:
- a CDS encoding lipoprotein 17-related variable surface protein, which yields MNKATVDSLNEKIKNSIDALNGQERYNAEFARLNELSAATAKVKDNPKATDTASEISVDEIEFNNDTIPEDTKPVDLSITNRNEATGKLDLNYKYQSTKENLETVQSSKTYTLNNDNALSTLTEQERLDQLVQDQTVTKTVEFNGADKKSVAVSDLNKDNFTTGINPANNAKVIINTITPDPNDPRGAIVVYKLESTKDNLGDQKVVSSKNLTTKITGFMTSEEKEEKSNAASNFVGTADPLKQASEFVNNLSDVNISFDPNDNLDHSNETIVVKSIESWDDRTGTLVANFVVQSNKNGEVVTSELKTITINGYMTEEQRLNNLLNKAKNFEFNGDKPQNKTTVDEVKLSELSGYLRGRNDETGEFIDLNSENKVKLIIDEITQRDGQYGAISFKYHFLSTRTDIPNNDIVSKTRTYTLNLFQTDGEREKEESNAKNINDLDINVTKNKLASEYDANEITLSAKDPDFSVIDKEIIGYNDITGEIKLSYKLKNNQTNDESETKEIILSGFKTESQRLNELLDSLSKEDIDFNGTKKDQLPSVAPANNKNNYSYDETKKTDNKANIRINSITPDNQAGENTLNLKLISTKRQSELVSNWQIDNFVTPESNNKNLVIDEFRTEVDQDKIDQDIEKQRLNDLSATLDFPNKDKTIASAALKEKFTSNPNTFDNAKLVIDSITEINNEAGTLKVNYHFESTKDGMNKVISETHSQEFSGFKIPSKELNNINNLDASFNGDNSKLPSYFDNSTSEKTLPGTVEQDPDGIYNRVVKVTEVVNANDKDGNLTIKYVIVSTNKNDPSDTYASNEKEVEVPRFKTEAERLDELSSQVSYPGKEKTSPSEIDLNNITFTNNLEDANVELIPDSITKNDLTNSVTGKYKITSTKEGAEDVFVEKEFTISNFQSEVERLNKLVNSKEATKTVTYNDPSQEQRSVKASEFAAKENLFELISTNISTPELVVNKSKIEINPDDIVIDDEDGTITFKYHLVSTKDEFANADKAVKTSTTEGTLVLSGFSVDLEPRKNELINKINELVDSNNEGNPGLTREQADELINLINSDDTDSVAKFNELKKQADITVIKNDLAKLTHLNPKQRSDADSKINNQDLTAQEAKEIYNSYVEIDAKMEKLGELVDKYNKLISDSNNKKYTSANEETKTQFDNNLNYAKELLKSDKYNGSNEDLALEQVPFNLLDKLIGDVNTINSLDYDYEHLNNNSKFPKELIDNLSYLNDQEKQKYKDAIEPKETYSEGQAIYNYSVIVNNHKKGAIDYIDSLKYLNEAEKQVFKDKVIAANGEDFDLVDKIKNDAYEADLSVKKLIDAAKGDTKLTNDEINQIINNLHNLGVNNPNYNNLANELINYNDFADALERYRKDNVSSDTFLENERLLKEQIAKLAENNSYNQNNISEAAQALQDRLDLLKKDSQSEINLVHSLLDLRETTFKNEIAHDNLVNQNRYQNFAKNVANAKYFKLAIKGKATKEEIEILKAIAKSDASNVIYSALIKKLDAIKVYIPRKVTSFKWWLLVSLTLLTLGFWTFMLGRKKNKDL from the coding sequence ATGAATAAAGCAACAGTTGATTCTTTAAATGAAAAAATTAAAAATTCAATTGATGCTTTAAATGGACAAGAACGTTATAATGCTGAATTTGCAAGATTAAACGAATTAAGTGCCGCAACTGCTAAAGTTAAAGATAATCCAAAAGCCACTGATACAGCTAGCGAAATTTCAGTTGACGAAATTGAATTTAATAATGATACTATTCCAGAAGATACTAAACCTGTTGATTTAAGCATTACTAATAGAAATGAAGCAACTGGTAAATTAGATTTAAATTACAAATATCAATCAACTAAAGAAAACCTTGAAACTGTCCAATCAAGTAAAACTTACACTTTAAATAACGACAATGCCTTAAGCACTTTAACTGAACAGGAAAGATTAGATCAATTAGTTCAAGATCAAACTGTTACTAAAACCGTTGAGTTTAATGGCGCAGATAAAAAATCTGTTGCTGTTAGTGATTTAAATAAAGATAATTTTACAACTGGTATTAATCCAGCTAATAATGCTAAAGTAATTATTAACACAATTACACCTGATCCAAATGATCCAAGAGGAGCAATTGTAGTTTATAAATTAGAATCAACCAAAGATAATTTAGGTGATCAAAAAGTTGTTTCAAGTAAAAACTTAACTACTAAAATAACTGGCTTTATGACTAGTGAAGAAAAAGAAGAAAAAAGCAATGCTGCAAGCAATTTTGTAGGTACTGCTGATCCTCTTAAACAAGCATCAGAATTTGTAAATAATTTATCAGATGTAAATATTAGTTTTGATCCTAATGATAATCTTGATCACTCAAATGAAACTATTGTCGTTAAGTCAATTGAATCTTGAGATGATAGAACCGGAACATTAGTAGCTAATTTTGTTGTGCAAAGCAATAAAAATGGAGAGGTTGTTACATCAGAACTTAAAACTATAACTATTAATGGTTATATGACTGAAGAACAAAGATTAAATAATTTATTAAATAAAGCCAAAAATTTTGAATTTAATGGTGATAAACCACAAAATAAAACTACTGTAGATGAAGTTAAATTATCAGAATTATCAGGTTATTTAAGAGGAAGAAATGATGAAACAGGTGAATTCATTGATCTTAATTCGGAAAATAAAGTTAAATTAATAATTGATGAAATTACTCAAAGAGATGGTCAATATGGGGCAATTTCTTTCAAATATCATTTCTTATCTACTCGAACAGATATTCCAAATAATGACATTGTTTCTAAAACTAGAACTTATACTTTAAATCTTTTTCAAACTGATGGTGAAAGAGAAAAAGAAGAATCAAATGCTAAAAACATTAATGATTTAGATATAAATGTAACTAAAAATAAATTAGCTTCTGAATATGATGCTAATGAAATTACTTTAAGTGCGAAAGATCCTGACTTTAGTGTAATTGATAAAGAAATTATTGGTTACAATGACATTACTGGTGAAATTAAACTTTCATATAAATTAAAAAATAATCAAACCAATGATGAATCTGAAACTAAAGAAATTATTCTTAGCGGTTTTAAAACTGAAAGTCAAAGATTAAATGAACTTTTAGATTCTTTAAGTAAAGAAGATATTGATTTTAATGGAACTAAAAAAGACCAGTTACCTTCTGTTGCACCGGCTAATAATAAAAATAATTATTCTTATGATGAAACTAAAAAAACTGACAACAAAGCTAATATAAGAATTAATTCAATTACCCCAGATAATCAAGCTGGAGAAAATACTTTAAATCTTAAATTAATTTCAACTAAGAGACAAAGTGAATTAGTTTCAAATTGACAAATTGATAATTTCGTTACTCCTGAAAGTAATAATAAAAACTTAGTAATTGATGAGTTTAGAACTGAAGTTGATCAAGATAAAATTGATCAAGACATCGAAAAACAAAGATTAAATGATCTAAGTGCAACTTTAGATTTTCCAAACAAAGATAAAACTATTGCTTCAGCTGCGCTTAAAGAAAAATTCACTTCTAACCCGAATACTTTTGATAATGCTAAATTAGTTATTGATTCAATAACAGAAATAAACAATGAAGCTGGTACATTAAAAGTTAATTATCACTTTGAATCTACAAAAGACGGAATGAATAAGGTTATTTCTGAAACTCATTCTCAAGAATTTAGTGGATTCAAAATCCCTTCAAAAGAATTAAACAATATTAATAATTTAGATGCATCATTTAATGGTGATAATTCAAAGTTACCTTCATATTTTGATAATTCAACATCAGAGAAAACACTTCCTGGAACAGTAGAACAAGATCCTGATGGAATTTACAATAGAGTTGTAAAAGTTACTGAAGTTGTTAATGCAAACGATAAAGATGGTAATTTAACTATTAAATATGTTATTGTTTCAACAAATAAAAATGATCCTAGCGATACATACGCTTCAAATGAAAAAGAAGTAGAAGTACCAAGATTTAAAACCGAAGCAGAAAGACTTGATGAACTTAGCTCTCAGGTAAGTTATCCAGGTAAAGAAAAAACTTCTCCTTCTGAAATTGATTTAAATAACATTACCTTTACCAATAATTTAGAAGATGCTAATGTTGAGCTTATTCCTGATTCAATTACTAAAAACGATTTAACTAATTCAGTTACAGGTAAATACAAAATTACTTCAACTAAAGAAGGTGCTGAAGATGTATTTGTAGAAAAAGAATTCACTATTAGCAATTTCCAAAGTGAAGTGGAACGTTTAAATAAATTAGTTAACAGCAAAGAGGCAACTAAAACAGTTACTTACAATGATCCTTCACAAGAACAAAGAAGCGTTAAAGCTTCAGAATTTGCTGCTAAAGAAAATCTTTTTGAACTTATTAGCACAAATATTTCAACTCCAGAATTAGTAGTTAATAAATCAAAAATTGAAATTAACCCTGATGATATTGTAATTGATGATGAAGATGGAACTATTACATTTAAATACCACTTAGTTTCTACAAAAGATGAATTTGCAAATGCTGATAAAGCTGTTAAAACTTCTACAACAGAAGGAACTCTTGTTTTAAGTGGATTTTCAGTGGATTTAGAGCCTAGAAAAAATGAATTAATTAACAAAATTAATGAACTTGTTGATAGTAATAATGAAGGTAATCCAGGACTTACTAGAGAGCAAGCTGATGAACTTATTAACTTAATTAATAGCGATGATACTGATAGCGTTGCTAAATTTAATGAACTTAAAAAACAAGCTGATATTACTGTAATCAAAAATGATTTAGCAAAACTTACTCACCTTAATCCAAAACAAAGAAGTGATGCTGATAGTAAAATAAACAATCAAGATTTAACTGCTCAGGAAGCTAAAGAAATTTATAATTCTTATGTTGAAATTGATGCAAAAATGGAAAAACTTGGAGAGTTAGTTGATAAATATAACAAGCTTATTAGTGATTCAAATAATAAAAAATACACAAGCGCTAATGAAGAGACTAAAACTCAGTTTGATAATAATTTAAACTATGCAAAAGAGCTTCTTAAGTCAGATAAATACAATGGAAGCAATGAAGATTTAGCTTTAGAGCAAGTTCCATTTAACCTTTTAGATAAGTTAATTGGTGATGTTAATACTATAAATAGTTTAGATTATGATTATGAGCATTTAAATAATAATTCTAAATTCCCTAAAGAATTAATTGATAATCTCAGCTACCTTAATGATCAAGAAAAACAAAAATATAAAGATGCAATTGAACCTAAAGAAACTTACTCAGAAGGTCAAGCTATTTACAACTATTCAGTAATTGTCAATAACCACAAAAAAGGTGCGATCGATTACATTGATTCACTTAAATATCTAAATGAAGCTGAAAAGCAAGTATTTAAAGATAAAGTAATTGCTGCTAATGGCGAAGATTTTGATCTAGTAGATAAAATCAAAAACGATGCTTACGAAGCTGATTTATCAGTTAAAAAACTTATTGATGCAGCTAAAGGTGATACAAAATTAACTAATGATGAAATTAATCAAATTATTAATAACCTTCACAATTTAGGTGTTAATAATCCAAATTATAATAATTTAGCTAATGAACTTATTAACTACAATGACTTTGCAGATGCATTAGAAAGATACCGTAAAGATAATGTATCTAGCGATACTTTCTTAGAAAATGAAAGATTGTTAAAAGAACAAATTGCTAAATTAGCTGAGAATAATTCATATAATCAAAATAACATCTCAGAAGCTGCGCAAGCGCTTCAAGATCGCTTAGATTTACTTAAAAAAGATTCTCAAAGCGAAATTAACTTAGTGCATTCTCTTTTAGATTTAAGAGAAACAACATTTAAAAATGAAATTGCCCATGATAATTTAGTAAATCAAAATAGATACCAAAACTTTGCTAAAAACGTGGCAAATGCAAAATACTTTAAACTAGCTATTAAAGGCAAAGCAACTAAAGAGGAAATCGAGATTCTTAAAGCCATTGCAAAAAGCGATGCTTCAAATGTAATTTACAGTGCATTAATTAAGAAACTTGATGCAATTAAAGTTTATATTCCAAGAAAAGTAACTTCATTTAAATGATGATTACTTGTGTCTCTTACCCTTCTTACACTTGGTTTTTGAACATTTATGCTTGGAAGAAAGAAAAATAAAGACCTTTAA